The following are from one region of the Mesorhizobium sp. B2-8-5 genome:
- the bhcR gene encoding HTH-type transcriptional regulator BhcR, with product METTEKRQRGRPRAFNGPSETASVQSLDRALRILAIVAEASGLSLSEIAAQSGIAASTAYRMLTTLENHGMVEFDTTDQLWSVGVETYRMGAAFLRRRKLVDRARIVMQELMEKTGETANLGVAEDDCVVFVSQVETHQAIRAFFRPGTRSPFHASGIGKAVLAHLEPERVAAILRKAGLQRYTDKTLSDISALAHDLATIKRRGWSVDDEERHPGMRCVAAAIFNEYGEPIGGVSVSGPTVRVTPERLAEIGPLVRDAAVEVTKMIGGGKAF from the coding sequence ATGGAAACGACGGAAAAACGCCAGCGCGGCCGGCCGCGCGCCTTCAACGGCCCATCCGAAACGGCGTCGGTGCAGTCGCTCGACCGGGCGCTGCGGATCCTCGCGATTGTCGCCGAGGCCAGCGGGCTGTCGCTCAGCGAAATCGCGGCGCAAAGCGGCATTGCCGCCTCCACCGCCTATCGCATGCTGACGACACTGGAAAACCACGGCATGGTCGAGTTCGATACGACCGACCAGCTCTGGTCGGTCGGCGTTGAGACCTACCGCATGGGCGCGGCCTTCCTGCGCCGGCGCAAGCTCGTCGACCGCGCCCGCATCGTCATGCAGGAACTCATGGAAAAGACCGGCGAAACGGCCAATCTCGGCGTCGCCGAGGACGATTGCGTCGTCTTCGTCAGCCAGGTCGAGACGCACCAGGCGATCCGCGCCTTCTTCCGGCCGGGCACGCGCAGCCCCTTCCATGCTTCCGGAATCGGCAAGGCGGTGCTGGCGCATCTCGAGCCGGAACGGGTCGCGGCCATCCTGCGCAAGGCGGGCCTGCAGCGCTATACCGACAAGACGCTGTCCGACATTTCGGCGCTGGCGCATGACCTCGCGACCATCAAGCGTCGCGGCTGGTCGGTCGACGACGAGGAACGCCATCCCGGCATGCGCTGCGTGGCCGCCGCCATCTTCAACGAGTATGGCGAGCCGATCGGCGGCGTTTCGGTGTCCGGGCCAACGGTGCGGGTCACGCCCGAGCGACTGGCCGAGATCGGTCCGCTGGTGCGCGACGCCGCGGTCGAAGTGACGAAGATGATCGGCGGCGGCAAAGCGTTCTGA
- the gcl gene encoding glyoxylate carboligase has protein sequence MARMRAVDAAVLVLEKEGITNAFGVPGAAINPLYSALKARGTIRHVLARHVEGASHMAEGYTRAKAGNIGLCIGTSGPAGTDMITGLYSASADSIPILCITGQAPRARLNKEDFQAVDIASIAAPVAKWAVTVMEPYLVPMALQKAFHLMRSSRPGPVLVDLPVDVQLAEIEFDIDAYEPLAPFKPAMTRTQAEKALSMLNEAEKPLIVAGGGIINADASDLLIEFAEVTGVPVIPTLMGWGAIPDDHRLMAGMCGLQTSHRYGNATMLASDFVFGIGNRWANRHTGSVDVYTKGKKFIHVDIEPTQIGRVFAPDLGLVSDAGAALKILLDVATEWRTAGKLRDWSGWAKECQQRKKTMKRKTHFEQVPLKPQRVYEEMNKAFARDTTYVTTIGLSQIAGAQFLHVYKPRNWINCGQAGPLGWTLPAALGVRAADPDRDIVALSGDYDFQFMIEELAVGAQHKLPYIHVVVNNAYLGLIRQAQRGFSMDYEVSLAFENVNRAGDPEAGYGVDHVAVAEAMGCKAVRVKKPEEFAGAFKEAQRLMKEHQVPVVLEFILERVTNISMGTEIDKITEFEELAERNEDAPTAIMMLD, from the coding sequence ATGGCCAGGATGCGTGCTGTCGACGCAGCGGTCCTCGTTCTCGAAAAGGAAGGCATCACCAATGCCTTCGGCGTGCCCGGCGCGGCGATCAACCCGCTCTATTCGGCACTGAAGGCGCGCGGCACCATACGCCACGTGCTCGCCCGCCATGTCGAGGGCGCTTCGCATATGGCCGAAGGCTATACGCGCGCCAAGGCCGGCAATATCGGGCTGTGCATCGGCACCTCCGGTCCGGCCGGCACCGACATGATCACCGGCCTCTATTCGGCCTCGGCGGATTCGATCCCGATCCTCTGCATCACCGGCCAGGCGCCGCGCGCCCGTCTCAACAAGGAGGATTTCCAGGCCGTCGACATCGCTTCGATCGCAGCACCCGTCGCCAAATGGGCGGTCACCGTCATGGAGCCGTATCTGGTGCCGATGGCGTTGCAGAAGGCGTTCCACCTGATGCGCTCCTCGCGGCCCGGGCCGGTGCTGGTCGACCTGCCGGTCGACGTGCAGCTTGCCGAAATCGAATTCGACATCGACGCCTATGAGCCGCTCGCTCCGTTCAAGCCGGCGATGACGCGCACCCAGGCCGAAAAGGCGCTTTCGATGCTCAACGAAGCGGAAAAGCCGCTGATCGTCGCCGGAGGCGGCATCATCAACGCCGACGCTTCCGATCTTTTGATCGAGTTCGCCGAAGTCACCGGCGTGCCGGTCATCCCGACGCTGATGGGCTGGGGCGCGATCCCCGACGACCATCGGCTGATGGCCGGCATGTGCGGCCTGCAGACCTCTCACCGCTACGGCAACGCGACGATGCTGGCGTCCGACTTCGTCTTCGGTATCGGCAACCGCTGGGCCAACCGCCACACCGGCTCGGTCGACGTCTACACCAAGGGCAAGAAATTCATCCATGTCGACATCGAACCCACCCAGATCGGCCGCGTCTTCGCGCCGGATCTCGGCCTCGTCTCGGATGCGGGCGCCGCGCTGAAGATCCTGCTCGACGTCGCCACCGAATGGCGCACCGCCGGCAAGCTGCGCGACTGGTCGGGCTGGGCCAAGGAGTGCCAGCAGCGCAAGAAGACGATGAAGCGCAAGACGCATTTCGAGCAGGTGCCGCTGAAGCCGCAGCGCGTCTATGAGGAAATGAACAAGGCGTTCGCCCGCGACACCACTTATGTCACCACGATCGGCCTGTCGCAGATCGCCGGCGCGCAGTTCCTGCACGTCTACAAGCCGCGCAACTGGATCAATTGCGGCCAGGCCGGCCCGCTCGGCTGGACGCTGCCGGCGGCACTTGGCGTGCGCGCCGCCGATCCGGACCGCGACATCGTCGCGCTCTCCGGCGATTACGACTTCCAGTTCATGATCGAGGAACTGGCCGTCGGCGCGCAGCACAAGCTGCCCTACATCCACGTCGTCGTGAACAACGCCTATCTCGGCCTGATCCGCCAGGCGCAGCGGGGTTTTTCGATGGACTACGAGGTGAGCCTCGCCTTCGAGAACGTCAACCGTGCAGGCGATCCGGAGGCGGGCTACGGCGTCGACCATGTCGCGGTCGCCGAGGCGATGGGCTGCAAGGCGGTCCGCGTGAAGAAGCCCGAGGAATTCGCCGGCGCCTTCAAGGAAGCGCAGCGGCTGATGAAGGAGCACCAGGTTCCGGTCGTCCTCGAATTCATCCTCGAGCGCGTCACCAACATTTCCATGGGCACGGAAATCGACAAGATCACCGAATTCGAGGAACTTGCCGAACGCAACGAGGATGCGCCGACGGCCATCATGATGTTGGATTGA